From the Acetomicrobium sp. S15 = DSM 107314 genome, one window contains:
- a CDS encoding SDR family NAD(P)-dependent oxidoreductase, with amino-acid sequence MNGYFENKVAAVTGAASGIALEMTEQLLKRGAKAVFMGDVKEENLTRESKRLEDKYPGKVFPILTDVTKEKQVARLIESAAEYAGHLDFVCNIAGMGMTLPTEQITFEIWDYIIDLNLKGVIYGTYTAIPIMRKQGFGHVVNASSIAGLVPVPYQAVYAATKAAVISMTESLQYELEVEGLCFSVFCPYNVRTPIFGDMAPPADSIGVDEAVEYILQEIEKKSVVIVLPQIARDLYALYREHKEEFDKFARNLAAERRENYRTKGTYY; translated from the coding sequence ATGAACGGGTATTTCGAGAACAAGGTTGCGGCTGTGACAGGAGCCGCGTCGGGCATAGCGTTGGAGATGACGGAACAGCTTCTCAAGCGCGGGGCCAAGGCTGTCTTTATGGGCGACGTGAAGGAAGAAAACCTCACCCGCGAATCAAAGCGGCTTGAGGACAAATACCCAGGCAAGGTGTTCCCTATTCTGACGGATGTAACTAAGGAAAAGCAGGTAGCTCGGCTTATAGAAAGCGCAGCGGAATATGCCGGGCATCTTGATTTCGTCTGCAACATCGCTGGGATGGGAATGACTCTCCCGACGGAACAGATCACCTTCGAAATCTGGGATTACATTATTGATCTCAACCTCAAGGGAGTCATCTATGGCACGTATACGGCCATACCGATCATGAGGAAACAAGGCTTTGGCCACGTCGTCAATGCTAGTTCCATCGCGGGCTTGGTTCCCGTCCCTTATCAGGCCGTTTACGCAGCGACCAAGGCCGCGGTAATCTCCATGACAGAGAGCCTCCAATATGAGCTCGAGGTCGAAGGTCTATGCTTTAGCGTCTTCTGCCCGTACAACGTCAGGACGCCCATCTTTGGCGACATGGCACCGCCCGCCGACTCCATAGGCGTCGACGAGGCGGTCGAGTATATCCTGCAGGAAATAGAGAAGAAATCCGTCGTGATCGTGTTGCCTCAAATCGCCAGGGATCTTTATGCCCTGTATAGGGAGCACAAGGAGGAATTCGACAAGTTCGCCAGAAATCTTGCAGCCGAGAGGCGTGAAAACTATCGTACGAAGGGCACTTATTATTGA
- a CDS encoding acetoacetate decarboxylase family protein translates to MRGKFKFQEGFAYKMPVHFLGSYFYPFRVTHGDMTSFVVRFETDEEALLQLIPQDFELLEPVVAVQFANFRDVEWMSNGEYRLIQVAAPVRYAGNSEGLEGVYPLIIWENKTCPILGGREEDGMPKVFADVASERHVGDHWFTAASYESCTFIKMHFWRHAELDEKVIAGMNEKPLTNNFGWRYMPNLGKGGASLSQATLYPQEARVEKGWTGEGRVEWTELTAEEHPLQSGAISSLANLPVLKYSGAMMLKGSAQLNVGDSRVLP, encoded by the coding sequence ATGAGAGGGAAATTCAAGTTTCAGGAAGGTTTTGCCTACAAGATGCCGGTGCATTTTTTGGGGAGCTATTTCTATCCGTTCCGGGTGACTCATGGGGACATGACGTCTTTTGTCGTGCGGTTTGAAACCGACGAGGAAGCCCTGCTGCAGCTCATTCCTCAAGATTTTGAACTTCTTGAACCGGTGGTAGCCGTTCAGTTCGCCAACTTTCGAGACGTGGAATGGATGTCAAACGGTGAATACCGCCTCATCCAGGTCGCCGCGCCCGTCCGGTATGCGGGAAACTCCGAGGGACTTGAGGGCGTGTACCCTCTCATCATCTGGGAGAATAAGACTTGCCCAATTCTTGGAGGACGCGAGGAAGACGGCATGCCCAAAGTCTTTGCCGATGTGGCTTCCGAGCGCCACGTTGGGGACCATTGGTTCACTGCCGCGAGCTACGAAAGTTGCACCTTCATCAAAATGCATTTCTGGAGGCATGCTGAGCTCGACGAAAAAGTCATCGCCGGGATGAATGAAAAGCCGCTGACCAACAACTTCGGTTGGAGGTATATGCCCAACCTCGGTAAAGGCGGCGCGTCGTTGTCTCAGGCCACGCTGTATCCTCAAGAGGCGAGGGTAGAAAAAGGCTGGACGGGTGAAGGGCGCGTCGAATGGACGGAGCTTACCGCCGAAGAACACCCCCTCCAGTCCGGGGCGATCAGCAGCCTGGCAAATCTGCCAGTACTAAAATACTCGGGCGCCATGATGCTGAAGGGTTCAGCCCAGCTGAATGTGGGCGATTCGAGGGTTCTGCCCTAA
- a CDS encoding ABC transporter permease subunit, whose amino-acid sequence MKRNIFLYLLLVPLFLLLLVFLAWPMVLVLWESFFVEGKPSLSNYMSMFTSKLYRESLRTSITLSLATTAIGTLCGIPLSYALYRSGGRLKALMLSITPVPLTFSGLVVGFAFIILLGASGFITLLLSKAFGINPLEFSSFLFTWKGLVVAYLYFLIPRMILTMISAWSKADWSLIEAASSLGASRWMTLHKVLLPMLLPAVLAGSSLLFAVSMGAFGTAFALTGTGVKILPLVIYTHVSEVSVDIGRADALAIVLALVTTVLILIYERAFAARR is encoded by the coding sequence TTGAAGCGAAATATATTCCTTTATCTGCTATTGGTGCCTTTGTTTTTGCTGCTTTTGGTGTTTTTGGCATGGCCGATGGTATTGGTTTTATGGGAGAGCTTCTTCGTCGAGGGGAAGCCCTCCCTTTCAAACTATATGTCGATGTTTACGTCGAAGCTTTACAGGGAGTCGCTAAGGACGAGTATAACGCTTTCTTTAGCCACGACCGCTATCGGAACGCTATGCGGGATACCGCTTTCTTACGCCCTGTACCGATCAGGCGGCAGATTGAAGGCCTTGATGCTGAGCATCACCCCTGTGCCGCTGACTTTCAGTGGGCTCGTAGTTGGATTTGCCTTCATAATACTGCTCGGGGCAAGCGGCTTTATCACATTGCTCCTCTCTAAGGCCTTCGGCATTAACCCCTTAGAGTTTTCTTCGTTCCTTTTTACATGGAAGGGGCTTGTTGTGGCCTACCTTTACTTCCTCATCCCGAGGATGATCCTCACTATGATTTCGGCCTGGAGCAAGGCCGACTGGAGTTTGATCGAGGCTGCATCGAGCTTAGGCGCCTCGAGGTGGATGACGCTTCATAAAGTCCTGCTTCCGATGCTTTTGCCTGCCGTGTTGGCCGGCTCGTCGCTGCTTTTTGCCGTGAGCATGGGGGCCTTCGGCACCGCTTTTGCCCTCACCGGGACGGGCGTTAAGATATTACCCCTCGTAATATACACGCACGTCTCTGAAGTGTCGGTAGATATCGGCAGGGCAGACGCTTTGGCCATAGTGCTTGCCTTGGTTACGACTGTTTTGATCTTGATATACGAGCGCGCCTTCGCCGCCAGGAGATAG
- a CDS encoding extracellular solute-binding protein produces the protein MRWVKVLAVVAVLFGAFCSTAPAGAIEQELYPGEKELHEAALKEGALYSYDTGPTWANWQGLFDAFKERYGVEVTWNDLGSGATVVRLEKEKNNPQADTAYYFMPFGALAKERGVTEGFKPVNFDKIPDLLKDPEGHWFSIHKGTVVFVINKNYVKNTPKGWKELLDPQYSKSVVYLDPRTAGIGYAIVIATSYAMGGNLDNMDPGIDYLAQLQKVGNVRMIEKTTEYDKFIKGEIPIWITYDWNAYRAKYIAGLGDAVDVVIPEEGTITSPYAISMVKGAPHPNAAKLWLNFIMSEEGQKIFAKGFVRPILTDVELPSEVVDKFLPASDYERAMDVDWVKAQQVQDKAAKLWGSKVLGD, from the coding sequence ATGAGGTGGGTCAAGGTTTTGGCGGTAGTAGCGGTGCTTTTTGGGGCCTTTTGCTCGACAGCGCCGGCAGGTGCCATCGAGCAAGAATTATACCCGGGCGAGAAGGAGCTGCACGAGGCTGCCCTGAAAGAGGGCGCGCTTTACAGCTACGATACGGGCCCTACGTGGGCGAATTGGCAGGGCTTATTCGACGCCTTTAAGGAAAGGTATGGGGTCGAGGTTACGTGGAACGACCTCGGAAGCGGTGCCACGGTTGTGCGCCTCGAAAAGGAGAAGAATAATCCGCAGGCAGATACGGCCTACTACTTCATGCCTTTTGGAGCCCTCGCTAAGGAAAGAGGCGTCACCGAAGGCTTTAAGCCCGTAAACTTCGATAAAATTCCAGACCTCCTCAAAGACCCGGAGGGACATTGGTTTTCCATTCATAAGGGTACTGTCGTGTTTGTCATTAATAAAAATTACGTCAAAAATACGCCTAAGGGTTGGAAGGAACTGCTCGACCCCCAGTATTCTAAAAGCGTGGTTTATCTTGACCCGAGGACAGCAGGCATAGGATACGCCATAGTCATAGCCACATCTTACGCAATGGGCGGCAATCTCGACAATATGGACCCGGGCATCGATTACCTGGCGCAGCTCCAAAAGGTCGGCAACGTTAGGATGATCGAAAAGACCACGGAATACGACAAGTTCATAAAGGGAGAAATCCCCATTTGGATAACGTACGATTGGAACGCCTACCGAGCAAAGTATATAGCGGGCCTCGGTGATGCCGTGGATGTCGTCATCCCAGAGGAGGGCACGATAACCTCGCCTTATGCCATAAGCATGGTAAAAGGTGCTCCTCATCCTAACGCCGCGAAGCTTTGGCTCAACTTCATCATGAGCGAAGAGGGTCAAAAGATATTTGCGAAAGGGTTTGTGCGCCCGATTTTGACGGACGTCGAGCTTCCGTCTGAAGTAGTTGATAAATTCCTGCCCGCAAGCGACTACGAGCGCGCCATGGATGTTGATTGGGTCAAAGCCCAGCAGGTGCAGGATAAAGCCGCCAAGCTCTGGGGAAGCAAGGTTCTGGGAGATTAG